A single genomic interval of Roseomonas aeriglobus harbors:
- a CDS encoding TIGR02117 family protein: protein MIRYRPFRLLLALPLIAVALWALAAAVGGWWPVNRDRQPAEAGVRIYVIDNGIHTGIALPAAGWGDIVRPQDFRDPRYAGHRWRMFGWGDRAFYIETPTWSDVRPVTVIGAAFGDDRTVMHVDAIPEPRPGPDVRSIILRADEFARLTGFIRASFADGAPIYGYGPDDAFYPARGRYSALRTCNAWTGEALRHAGVRMGAWTPTSGSVMRWLPQ from the coding sequence ATGATACGATACCGCCCGTTTCGTCTGCTGCTCGCGCTGCCGCTGATCGCGGTTGCGCTATGGGCGCTGGCAGCGGCGGTCGGCGGCTGGTGGCCGGTCAATCGCGACCGGCAGCCGGCGGAAGCGGGCGTTCGCATCTATGTGATCGACAACGGCATTCATACCGGCATCGCCCTTCCGGCGGCGGGGTGGGGCGATATCGTCCGGCCGCAGGATTTTCGCGACCCGCGCTACGCGGGGCATCGCTGGCGCATGTTCGGCTGGGGCGACCGCGCCTTCTATATCGAGACGCCGACCTGGAGCGATGTGCGGCCGGTGACCGTGATCGGTGCGGCATTTGGCGACGACCGCACGGTGATGCATGTCGATGCGATCCCCGAGCCGCGGCCCGGCCCCGACGTGCGCTCTATCATCCTGCGGGCCGACGAATTCGCACGACTGACCGGGTTCATCCGCGCAAGCTTCGCGGACGGGGCGCCGATTTATGGCTATGGTCCGGACGACGCCTTCTACCCCGCACGCGGCAGGTACAGCGCCTTGCGGACCTGCAATGCCTGGACCGGCGAAGCGCTGCGCCATGCAGGGGTGCGGATGGGGGCGTGGACACCGACGTCGGGCAGTGTCATGCGATGGCTGCCGCAATGA
- a CDS encoding xanthine dehydrogenase family protein molybdopterin-binding subunit translates to MTDTKTLQLDVPIEHSLLEGAPQGLTGKPIDRVDGPLKVAGRATYSAEYALDDMAYGVLVSAPFAQGRLNAVIADDALAVPGVIDVVVDLDTFARNPQQGGEEEAPTQGVRDIDYFGEHVAVVVAESFEIARDAAHLVRFDYVEGLPDVDFDGRLDEAETPPPSQMPPHQETGDPDGALAAATVKVDAVWTTPSQNSAAMEPHASIATWDADGRLTLYSSLQMPSSDKKQLMDALDLTDDQVRIVARYIGGGFGSKLGISTEGIAAAIAAKQVGRPVKVVMARQQVFDATVRRSNTRQRVALGADASGKLTTVIHENIVSNLPGEDFFEPVGMATQFLYAGENRRITHDTVRMNWLMSGSMRAPGEAVGMLALEGAMDELAEAAGIDPVELRKRNDTDIDPTQDVPFSTRNLSHCLDEGAKAFGWAPAKPGTSRDGDWLIGTGMAASTRSNMAQPSTARVTLTPAGGAIVETDMTDIGTGTYTILAQIAGDLLGLPIDRVEVKLGDTDTPSGAGSGGSWGAGSSGSSVYLAAEKLRERICEKLECEPAGLTLKDGHAIAGNRRVPLTDLVGEGLSAEGTIKPGSNEDTHTQASYGAHFCEVRVNAVSGEVRVTRWHSTFAAGRILNEKTARSQCIGGIVFGIGAALSEELVHDPRDGRVVNNDLAEYHVPVNADVPMIDIQFLPERDVWANPLQAKGIGELGISGAGAAVANAIYNATGVRVRDYPITLDKLLAGLPEV, encoded by the coding sequence ATGACCGATACCAAGACGCTGCAACTCGACGTGCCAATCGAACACAGCCTGCTTGAAGGCGCGCCGCAGGGACTGACCGGCAAGCCGATCGACCGCGTCGACGGCCCGCTGAAGGTCGCCGGCCGTGCGACCTATTCGGCGGAATATGCGCTCGACGATATGGCGTACGGCGTGCTCGTCAGCGCACCGTTCGCCCAGGGTCGGCTGAACGCGGTGATCGCGGACGACGCGCTGGCGGTGCCAGGAGTGATCGACGTCGTCGTCGATCTCGACACCTTCGCCCGCAATCCGCAACAGGGTGGTGAGGAAGAGGCCCCGACGCAGGGCGTGCGGGATATCGATTATTTCGGCGAGCATGTCGCGGTTGTCGTGGCAGAGAGCTTCGAAATCGCGCGGGATGCCGCGCACCTCGTCCGGTTCGACTATGTCGAAGGGCTGCCCGACGTCGATTTCGACGGCCGCCTGGACGAAGCCGAAACACCGCCGCCCAGTCAGATGCCTCCGCATCAGGAAACGGGCGATCCCGATGGCGCACTCGCCGCAGCGACGGTGAAGGTCGATGCGGTGTGGACCACGCCCAGCCAGAACAGCGCGGCGATGGAGCCGCATGCCTCGATCGCGACATGGGACGCGGACGGGCGGCTGACGCTCTACAGCTCGCTCCAGATGCCGTCGTCGGACAAGAAGCAGCTGATGGACGCGCTCGACCTGACCGATGATCAGGTCCGCATCGTCGCACGCTACATTGGCGGCGGTTTCGGATCGAAGCTCGGCATCTCGACCGAAGGCATCGCAGCGGCGATCGCTGCCAAGCAGGTCGGTCGGCCGGTGAAGGTCGTGATGGCGCGCCAGCAGGTGTTCGACGCGACCGTCCGCCGGTCGAACACCCGCCAGCGCGTGGCGCTGGGCGCCGATGCCTCGGGCAAGCTCACGACCGTCATCCACGAGAATATCGTCAGCAACCTGCCGGGCGAGGATTTCTTCGAGCCGGTCGGCATGGCGACCCAGTTCCTCTACGCGGGCGAGAACCGGCGGATCACGCATGATACGGTGCGGATGAACTGGCTGATGTCCGGATCGATGCGTGCGCCGGGCGAAGCGGTCGGCATGCTCGCGCTCGAGGGCGCTATGGACGAGCTGGCCGAGGCCGCCGGGATCGATCCGGTCGAGCTGCGCAAGCGCAACGATACCGATATCGATCCGACGCAGGACGTGCCGTTTTCGACCCGCAACCTGTCGCACTGCCTGGACGAAGGCGCGAAGGCGTTCGGCTGGGCCCCCGCCAAGCCCGGCACGTCACGTGACGGCGATTGGCTGATCGGTACCGGCATGGCCGCCTCCACCCGCAGCAACATGGCCCAACCATCGACCGCGCGGGTCACCCTGACGCCGGCGGGCGGGGCGATCGTCGAAACCGACATGACCGACATCGGCACCGGCACCTATACCATTCTGGCGCAGATCGCGGGGGACCTGCTCGGGCTGCCGATCGATCGCGTCGAGGTGAAGCTGGGCGACACCGACACACCGTCGGGTGCCGGATCGGGCGGGTCCTGGGGTGCCGGATCGTCGGGCAGTTCGGTCTATCTGGCGGCGGAAAAACTGCGCGAGCGGATCTGCGAAAAGCTGGAATGCGAACCCGCCGGCCTGACGCTGAAGGACGGGCACGCCATTGCCGGCAACCGTCGCGTGCCGCTGACCGACCTGGTCGGCGAGGGACTGAGCGCAGAGGGGACGATCAAGCCGGGATCGAACGAGGACACCCATACCCAGGCCTCCTATGGCGCGCACTTCTGCGAGGTGCGGGTGAATGCGGTATCGGGCGAGGTCCGCGTGACGCGCTGGCATTCGACCTTCGCCGCCGGGCGTATCCTCAATGAAAAGACAGCGCGATCGCAGTGTATCGGCGGGATCGTGTTCGGCATCGGCGCGGCGCTCAGCGAAGAACTGGTCCACGACCCGCGCGACGGGCGTGTGGTCAACAACGACCTTGCCG
- a CDS encoding alpha/beta fold hydrolase — MAARGGDGRAAGVALADLDAGLRGDGRPVMLLPGLFNSDRSNVALRIFLRRIGYDARGWGLGRNFGSRTIGAEAERLLDRVATLAHEAGQPVTLIGVSLGGIMARLVAHRRPDLVREVITISSPYAGHPHATRVWRAFELITGERVDDPRVTALAAEIVRPLPVPATAIWSASDGLVAGDACRGGDCADIEVRSGHLGVQLHPEVLIAVARVLEPLRR, encoded by the coding sequence ATGGCCGCGCGCGGCGGTGACGGTCGCGCGGCTGGCGTGGCGCTGGCGGACCTCGATGCGGGCCTGCGCGGCGACGGGCGGCCGGTGATGCTCCTGCCGGGACTATTCAATTCGGATCGCTCGAACGTCGCGCTGCGCATTTTCCTGCGGCGGATCGGCTATGACGCGCGCGGTTGGGGGCTAGGGCGCAACTTCGGCTCCCGGACGATCGGAGCGGAAGCGGAGAGGCTGCTCGACCGCGTCGCGACCCTGGCGCATGAGGCCGGACAGCCGGTAACGCTGATCGGCGTGTCGCTCGGGGGCATCATGGCGCGGCTGGTCGCGCATCGCCGGCCCGATCTGGTGCGCGAAGTCATCACGATCAGTTCGCCTTACGCCGGCCATCCGCACGCGACGCGCGTGTGGCGCGCCTTCGAACTGATCACGGGCGAGCGCGTCGACGACCCTCGTGTAACGGCTTTGGCGGCCGAAATCGTCCGACCACTGCCCGTGCCCGCCACCGCCATCTGGAGCGCGTCGGACGGCCTAGTCGCGGGCGATGCGTGCCGCGGCGGCGACTGCGCGGATATCGAGGTGCGCAGCGGTCATCTGGGTGTGCAGTTGCACCCAGAGGTGTTGATCGCGGTCGCACGAGTGCTGGAACCACTCCGTCGCTGA
- a CDS encoding HAMP domain-containing histidine kinase yields MMRAFWRRPSALTAIGGFSVAIAVLSVAITASVVLIMPDPPAVRMTVTEAVGALRGTNPALARDVGPAPEGPPAPLLQPILARALGRPVEAVRVVWLDRAPRPPRGDGVVVFAGTRLKGEALGKMVLPKDVAASGSPIVIRRQGVLPMRIVPESMTDALIGGILLKLPQPAFAASVRLADGRWLTAKPRSPTFGGWRLKVLIALVASLALLAPLVWLFARRLTQPFRTLAAAIDDGRDPPQSQGPRELQDAARAILHLRTRLAAESDERRRMLTAVAHDLRTPLTGLKLRIEAVAEPHRSRMAADADRMGAMIAGVLAFARDVDAPRHAVDVRATIAEIVADMPQVRLDDGPDIVVVVVESAFRRAIENLVRNAIDYAGGGRIATGIAGADAIVRVIDAGPGIAVDDRARLVRPFERGEASRNRDTGGVGLGLSIVQSFADLHGGSLSLDEAPVGGTVATLRLPLPSGGA; encoded by the coding sequence GGATGACCGTGACCGAGGCGGTCGGTGCCCTGCGCGGGACGAACCCTGCGCTCGCGCGCGATGTCGGCCCGGCGCCCGAGGGACCGCCTGCGCCGCTGCTGCAGCCGATCCTGGCGCGCGCGCTCGGCCGGCCGGTCGAGGCGGTTCGCGTCGTCTGGCTGGACCGCGCGCCACGCCCGCCGCGTGGCGACGGTGTCGTCGTCTTCGCCGGTACGCGCCTAAAGGGCGAGGCGCTGGGAAAGATGGTCTTGCCGAAAGATGTGGCGGCTTCGGGCTCGCCGATCGTGATCCGACGCCAAGGCGTCCTGCCGATGCGTATCGTGCCGGAGTCGATGACCGATGCCCTGATCGGCGGCATCCTGCTCAAGCTGCCGCAGCCGGCTTTCGCCGCCAGCGTTCGGCTGGCCGACGGACGCTGGCTGACCGCCAAGCCGCGATCGCCGACGTTCGGCGGGTGGCGGCTGAAGGTGCTGATCGCTCTCGTCGCGAGCCTCGCGCTGCTCGCGCCGCTCGTCTGGCTGTTCGCGCGACGGTTGACCCAGCCGTTCCGCACGCTGGCCGCCGCGATCGATGACGGGCGCGACCCGCCCCAGTCGCAGGGGCCGCGCGAGTTGCAGGATGCGGCCCGCGCGATCCTGCATCTGCGCACGCGCCTGGCGGCGGAAAGCGACGAGCGCCGGCGGATGCTGACCGCGGTCGCGCACGACCTGCGGACGCCGCTGACCGGCCTCAAGCTACGGATCGAAGCGGTGGCGGAGCCGCATCGCAGCCGCATGGCTGCCGATGCCGACCGGATGGGCGCGATGATCGCGGGCGTGCTGGCATTCGCCCGCGATGTCGATGCGCCACGACACGCCGTCGACGTCCGCGCGACGATCGCCGAGATCGTCGCCGACATGCCCCAGGTGCGGCTGGACGATGGCCCCGACATAGTGGTGGTCGTCGTCGAATCGGCGTTCCGCCGCGCGATCGAGAATCTCGTTCGCAACGCGATCGACTATGCCGGCGGCGGGCGGATCGCGACCGGGATCGCGGGGGCTGACGCGATCGTGCGCGTCATCGACGCCGGCCCCGGCATTGCTGTCGACGACCGCGCGCGCCTGGTCCGCCCGTTCGAACGCGGCGAGGCATCGCGCAACCGCGATACCGGCGGCGTCGGGCTGGGCCTCAGCATCGTCCAGAGCTTTGCCGACCTGCACGGCGGCAGTCTGTCCTTGGACGAGGCGCCAGTCGGCGGGACGGTCGCGACCCTGCGCCTGCCGTTGCCGAGCGGCGGTGCGTGA
- a CDS encoding xanthine dehydrogenase family protein subunit M, whose translation MKLFDYARADTPEAAVQDMSARFIAGGTNLLDLMKLQVETPAKLVDISRLDLAEIEKIDDGGLRIGALVPNSDLAADPRVRDRYPVLSRALLAGASGQLRNKATTGGNLLQRTRCGYFYDTHARCNKREPGSGCDGREGFNRILAILGTSEACIATHPSDMAVAMRALDAVVLTLAPGGDRRRIPLRDFYRLPGDTPQIETVLQPGELITHVELPAPPAGRQTYRKVRDRASYAFALVSVAGVVAVEDGKIASASLAFGGLGPMPWRDAAVEAALVGQAPGDAAFAAAADALLADAQGYGENDFKIPLARRTLTAVLRELTEDAA comes from the coding sequence GTGAAGCTGTTCGACTATGCCCGCGCCGACACGCCCGAGGCCGCCGTTCAGGATATGAGCGCGCGGTTCATTGCCGGCGGGACCAATCTGCTCGACCTGATGAAGCTGCAGGTCGAGACGCCGGCGAAGCTGGTCGACATCAGCCGGCTCGACCTAGCCGAAATCGAGAAAATCGACGACGGGGGGCTGCGCATCGGCGCGCTGGTGCCCAATTCCGATCTTGCCGCCGACCCCCGCGTGCGCGATCGGTACCCGGTGCTCAGCCGCGCCTTGCTGGCCGGCGCATCGGGACAGTTGCGCAACAAGGCAACGACCGGCGGCAATCTGCTCCAGAGGACGCGCTGCGGGTATTTCTACGACACGCATGCCCGCTGCAACAAGCGCGAGCCCGGCAGCGGCTGCGACGGCCGCGAGGGCTTCAACCGCATTCTCGCGATCCTCGGCACGTCGGAGGCCTGTATCGCGACTCACCCGAGCGACATGGCCGTCGCGATGCGCGCGCTTGACGCGGTGGTGCTGACGCTGGCGCCGGGCGGCGATCGGCGGCGGATACCGCTGAGGGACTTCTACCGCCTGCCGGGCGATACGCCGCAGATCGAAACGGTGTTGCAGCCGGGCGAGCTCATCACCCACGTCGAACTGCCCGCACCGCCCGCCGGTCGCCAGACGTATCGCAAGGTGCGCGATCGCGCCTCCTATGCCTTTGCGCTGGTGTCCGTCGCGGGCGTCGTTGCGGTGGAGGACGGGAAAATCGCCTCCGCGTCGCTCGCCTTCGGCGGGCTCGGGCCGATGCCGTGGCGCGACGCTGCGGTCGAGGCGGCGCTGGTCGGGCAGGCGCCGGGCGATGCCGCCTTCGCCGCCGCAGCCGACGCGTTGCTCGCTGATGCACAGGGCTATGGCGAGAACGACTTCAAGATCCCGCTCGCGCGCCGGACGCTGACCGCGGTGCTGCGCGAGCTCACGGAGGATGCGGCATGA
- a CDS encoding 2Fe-2S iron-sulfur cluster binding domain-containing protein, with amino-acid sequence MHFTINGERHEADPDIRASLLDVLREHLQLTGTKKGCDHGQCGACTVLVNGRRINSCLTLAVMHQDDEIVTIEGLGSPDDLHPLQAAFVAHDGFQCGYCTPGQICSAVGMMDEAKKGWPSHVSDDLSGDVVLEDGEIAERMSGNLCRCSAYPNIRDAIRQVWEGAK; translated from the coding sequence ATGCACTTCACGATCAACGGCGAGCGGCACGAGGCCGATCCCGATATCCGCGCCTCGCTGCTCGACGTTCTGCGCGAGCATCTTCAGCTGACGGGCACCAAGAAGGGTTGCGACCACGGCCAATGCGGGGCGTGCACCGTGCTGGTGAACGGCCGTCGCATCAACAGCTGCCTGACGCTCGCCGTAATGCATCAGGATGACGAGATCGTGACGATCGAGGGTCTCGGTTCGCCGGACGACCTCCACCCGTTGCAGGCGGCGTTCGTCGCCCATGACGGCTTCCAGTGCGGATACTGTACGCCGGGGCAGATCTGTTCCGCGGTCGGCATGATGGACGAAGCGAAGAAGGGCTGGCCGAGCCATGTCAGCGACGACCTGTCCGGCGACGTCGTGCTGGAAGACGGCGAGATCGCCGAGCGGATGAGCGGCAACCTCTGCCGCTGCTCCGCCTACCCGAATATCCGCGACGCAATTCGCCAGGTTTGGGAGGGCGCGAAGTGA
- a CDS encoding glycerophosphodiester phosphodiesterase, translating to MSVWMALALAASVGHIAGMSDPIVIAHRGASGLRPEHTIASYRLAIEQGADFIEPDLVPTKDGVLVARHENEISETTDVAAHPEFADRKVTKTIDGIRVTGWFTEDFTLAELKTLRAKERLPLLRGTDHDGRFEIPTFAEIIALAKAHKVGVYPETKHPTYFASIGLETDSRLVAELRAAGWDSDDAPVFIQSFEVANLKRLHGLTKVRLIQLMDAKGGPADGAMPSYAAMATPEGLSAVAAYAYGIGPNKAMIRDGDAVPTSLVADAHAAGLKVHPWTFRAENYFLPASLRTGIDPRAHGRLQDEIARYIELGVDGFFTDFPLEGSRARDARRLR from the coding sequence ATGTCGGTCTGGATGGCGCTGGCTCTGGCAGCGAGTGTGGGGCACATTGCAGGCATGTCCGATCCGATCGTGATCGCCCATCGTGGCGCCAGCGGCCTCAGGCCAGAGCATACGATCGCCAGCTATAGGCTCGCGATCGAACAGGGCGCCGACTTCATCGAACCCGATCTGGTGCCGACCAAGGACGGCGTTCTGGTTGCGCGGCACGAGAACGAGATTTCGGAGACGACCGACGTCGCCGCCCATCCCGAATTCGCCGACCGCAAGGTCACGAAGACGATCGACGGCATTAGGGTCACCGGCTGGTTCACCGAAGATTTCACGCTAGCCGAGTTGAAGACGCTGCGCGCGAAGGAACGTCTGCCGCTACTGCGCGGAACCGACCATGACGGCCGGTTCGAGATTCCTACCTTTGCGGAGATCATTGCGCTCGCCAAGGCGCATAAGGTCGGCGTGTATCCGGAAACGAAGCACCCGACCTATTTCGCGTCGATCGGCTTGGAAACCGACAGCCGCCTCGTCGCAGAATTGAGGGCGGCGGGGTGGGACAGCGACGATGCACCGGTCTTCATCCAATCGTTCGAAGTCGCGAACCTCAAACGCCTGCACGGTCTGACGAAGGTTCGCCTGATCCAGCTGATGGACGCAAAGGGTGGGCCCGCCGACGGCGCAATGCCCAGCTATGCCGCGATGGCGACGCCCGAGGGGCTGTCGGCTGTAGCCGCCTATGCCTATGGCATCGGCCCGAACAAGGCGATGATCCGCGATGGCGACGCGGTACCGACCAGCCTTGTCGCCGACGCCCATGCAGCGGGGCTGAAGGTCCATCCCTGGACGTTTCGGGCAGAAAACTACTTTCTTCCCGCGTCGCTGCGCACCGGCATCGACCCGCGGGCGCATGGGCGGCTGCAAGACGAGATCGCGCGGTATATCGAGTTGGGCGTCGATGGTTTCTTCACCGATTTTCCGCTAGAGGGTTCCCGCGCCCGCGACGCTCGCCGGCTGCGTTGA
- a CDS encoding phenylalanine 4-monooxygenase, protein MADETHVLAAPPEGANADWTIPQDWAHYTPQEHATWDTLFARQAKLLPGRASEAYLRGLDVLKLSKPGIPDFDELSERLTRLTGWSVVAVPGLVPDDVFFDHMANRRFVAGNFIRRPDQLDYLQEPDVFHDVFGHVPMLADPVFADYLAAYGRGGLRALELGALKQLARLYWYTVEFGLVAEPEGLRIYGAGIVSSFAESKFALEDASPNRIGFDMKRVMQTDYRIDDFQQTYFVIDSFDDLLRQTVETDFAPLYDDIVGKPAIPVDAVLADDHAITVGTQDYARAKAG, encoded by the coding sequence ATGGCTGACGAAACGCACGTACTCGCTGCCCCGCCGGAGGGCGCCAACGCCGACTGGACGATTCCGCAGGACTGGGCGCATTACACGCCGCAGGAACATGCCACCTGGGATACGCTGTTCGCCCGCCAGGCGAAACTGCTGCCTGGCCGCGCGTCGGAGGCATATCTGCGCGGGCTCGACGTCCTGAAACTGTCCAAGCCCGGTATTCCCGATTTCGACGAGCTGAGTGAGCGGCTGACCCGGCTGACCGGCTGGAGCGTCGTCGCCGTCCCCGGCCTGGTGCCCGACGACGTGTTCTTCGACCATATGGCAAACCGCCGTTTCGTTGCGGGCAATTTTATCCGCCGGCCGGACCAGCTCGATTATCTGCAGGAACCCGACGTCTTCCACGACGTGTTCGGCCATGTCCCCATGCTCGCCGACCCGGTGTTCGCGGACTATCTCGCCGCCTATGGCCGTGGGGGCTTGCGCGCGCTGGAACTCGGGGCACTCAAGCAGCTCGCCCGACTGTACTGGTACACGGTCGAATTCGGCCTGGTCGCCGAGCCCGAGGGGCTGCGTATCTACGGCGCCGGCATCGTCTCCAGCTTCGCCGAATCCAAATTCGCGCTGGAGGACGCCAGCCCAAACCGTATCGGCTTCGACATGAAGCGGGTGATGCAGACCGACTACCGGATCGACGATTTCCAGCAGACCTATTTCGTCATCGACAGCTTCGACGACCTGCTGCGCCAGACGGTCGAGACCGATTTCGCACCGCTGTACGACGACATCGTCGGCAAGCCGGCGATCCCCGTCGACGCGGTACTCGCGGACGACCATGCGATCACCGTCGGTACACAGGACTACGCACGCGCGAAGGCGGGCTAG